The Cryptococcus neoformans var. neoformans B-3501A chromosome 4, whole genome shotgun sequence genome has a window encoding:
- a CDS encoding hypothetical protein (HMMPfam hit to zf-C2H2, Zinc finger, C2H2 type, score: 59.4, E(): 9.9e-15), with protein sequence MSLTSNFSFPQSFSVDTNHQSACSIPSPPSLSSGRTSPDFDFESFTHYSPNASSLVDEIDSADLHKESSSTPPSTDLVSPRSSIADISQIQPPTQVGELDTAEALSKHHLQRYLHYKTLAARAEADRAIVVHQQIQSHTPDDEFDALFSACDKSSVGLMPDGSANSTFFKDAAVSGDNHNNMLAYQSHMVQPTYYQMGQAVPNWQQSDGFYHPQPSQVALHNAQAQAHLQAAEVARFQAEQHRMNMSNFYVPVSAAPRSSYDAPQNAPSFAGQSISNLTNQSPSYSSTTSYPVSNVVMDRTSSMSGLTTVAVSRRASEEGEEELAYSSEEDAKPNVASIPVANVHGGGRGYVPGQTPDDPKKKHKCQVCGRGFARAFNLKSHIQTHNPLRAKPYQCPHATCKRGFSRLHDLERHRQGIHSDGPLVDAKRHGVTPAVARAQNRIQKRAESGSLI encoded by the exons ATGTCCTTGACATCcaacttttcctttccccaaTCCTTTTCTGTCGATACGAACCATCAATCCGCTTGCTCCAtcccctctcctccttccctttcttcagGCAGAACCTCGCCAGACTTTGACTTTGAGTCATTTACCCACTACTCGCCCAACGCGTCTTCACTCGTTGACGAGATTGACTCGGCCGACCTTCACAAAgagtcttcttccactccaCCATCTACCGATCTGGTCTCTCCACGATCCTCTATCGCCGACATCTCTCAGATCCAGCCGCCTACTCAGGTTGGAGAGCTAGATACTGCAGAAGCCCTCAGTaaacatcatcttcagcgTTACCTTCACTACAAAACGCTTGCCGCCCGCGCCGAAGCAGACCGCGCCATTGTCGTTCACCAGCAAATTCAATCACATACTCCAGACGACGAGTTTGACGCCCTGTTTTCTGCGTGTGACAAATCCTCAGTTGGGTTGATGCCTGACGGGTCCGCAAATTCTACCTTTTTCAAAGACGCTGCCGTTTCTGGTGACAACCATAACAACATGCTTGCCTATCAGTCGCACATGGTTCAGCCTACCTACTACCAGATGGGTCAGGCCGTGCCCAACTGGCAGCAGTCTGACGGGTTTTATCATCCTCAGCCTTCCCAAGTTGCTCTGCACAACGCACAAGCTCAAGCGCATCTTCAGGCTGCAGAGGTCGCGCGGTTCCAGGCTGAGCAGCATCGCATGAACATGTCCAACTTTTATGTTCCGGtttctgctgctcctcGCTCTTCGTATGACGCTCCTCAAAATGCGCCATCCTTTGCTGGTCAATCGATATCCAATCTTACCAACCAATCGCCTTCTTATTCGTCCACAACCTCTTACCCCGTGTCCAACGTTGTTATGGACAGGACGTCTTCAATGTCTGGTCTTACTACTGTTGCGGTCAGCAGACGAGCTagcgaagaaggtgaagaagagttggcGTATTcctcagaagaagacgcCAAGCCAAATGTCGCGTCGATTCCCGTTGCCAACGTGCACGGTGGTGGTAGGGGATATGTGCCTGGTCAGACTCCTGATGACCCCAAAAAGAAGCACAAGTGCCAGGTCTGTGGTCGCGGTTTTGCTAGAGCTTTTAATCTCAAG TCTCACATCCAAACTCACAATCCTCTCCGTGCTAAACCTTATCAGTGCCCCCACGCCACGTGCAAGCGCGGCttttctcgtcttcatGACCTCGAACGTCATCGACAGGGCATCCATTCCGATGGTCCCCTCGTTGATGCCAAGCGCCATGGTGTAACACCCGCGGTCGCCCGTGCCCAAAACAGGATCCAGAAGCGAGCCGAATCAGGAAGTCTCATATAG
- a CDS encoding hypothetical protein (Match to EST gb|AA051850.1|AA051850; HMMPfam hit to WD40, WD domain, G-beta repeat, score: 93.4, E(): 5.6e-25) — MLSPANVPLPSSPAPTASRRSSSSSTPFQPSPLTALRPRSPAPRPHDDDDPFSEGATVSVNQPVGSISISPSSRDVCLASRKGLYILDLANLNNAPRFVPQGGAWQIADVQWSPHPATSSLILSTSSQKLLVWDLAAPRPLLTSFDAHSRAITDINWHALNPNLMATVSMDAGIRGWDMRCFDRPVMRLCDWGAAGTQVKWNRRHDHLIATAHGNIVHVWDDRKGSVPVTTIHAHDAKIYGIDWDRQYRHKLVTCSLDKTVKFWTVPELGGSSDSSMVYHSSLPALSSPSYTISTHYPVWRARNLPFGRGVLALPQRGEKALEMFGMDDDAPVERFQGHENVVKDFVWRMRGGNDSSFDDREFQLVTWSKDRTLRIWPVSRELEERVGWQYGAPIKALVSRRGAPDVTYTKDPFNTDIDAPRLPPPVVNHHPANPSNLTRQRSARPEAQPGMTRGGNKVRRMDQLEWLTKVVKNAPSPESSLMSSRIASVSRTRRPASRAASRLDSRSASAEDRQEWKNLKDEVVAVSRIYPRPKINFEKIDLAHRKLTISMQGPWANGDRQAFMRIHWSFPPNYPYGPEIPTFELERNPTVSPITRQTIVMNIKEMRAHNKQCLIETTGYLLGLHERQGRRRGMDEESDSESSVKGEEKRREDVVPELMLRKTCGATFGPNGQLVCFFPKQVTLPRTRNFSRSPSVTRENPSPMLKAISALTRLQNPHQRAVLRYKPRTRRLDPISSPLPPPAGSTMTIHDVSYLGQPNIHLAKMYGMSVEANMSYALEAKRLDHADVWATVRGILADPPPPYTQLPQLDEKQDRVRRERLIWEKGMERKKKVVDRLFTNLMAQRDVQMLALLSCILLEYTRSMYIPPVAESVTSHSPMQDYFNLRFVPPRPTLNISPVRRRTGSSVIPVSPTNSSSFRTSGWSQILNPSGISLRGALTPKEHTSFSDIPFSRTALSTSYEEQSSPNGLAVAIPTSKRSDSPKPIQGDKSKVFPTSSMSPPPIVTPLRSSGPEKSLYSGGEPRSHKVSFGSASPITRGGRSQSSIGYVGAGGLGSAVTTGPNTPDGERKAAVRDGGVKLDFPKDESSTPSLLPQDMLPLCEAWKLSYADFLLRHHLLGVRMTLLSYRFITSSTSTAVDAASGKSSGIVRAGVGETEKMDEGQSVIRVCVPCSGTPSGTCPSCNKQPQKAVCSYCRVPIKGISMGCTICAHKFHAKCFQRYFLSPVTTPMTCPACSCSCLAHRGISTPLYTVAALPKQSPNITRGGFDRGKMPSENAPLARSRSVPSQGRRGRNSPEEGKSRLTYASLVKLGAIRENFGLGFADGGSSGTASAMGFHADGDGDEVSTDRDKTVREHRGDHRGDGLLARARWGGEGLLHWGSTTHHQ, encoded by the exons ATGCTGTCCCCGGCCAACGTCCCGCTGCCGAGCTCCCCCGCGCCCACCGCGTCCCGGCgctcctcgtcgtcgtccacGCCCTTCCAGCCGTCGCCGCTCACCGCGCTCCGCCCACGCAGCCCGGCCCCGAGGCCgcacgacgacgacgaccCGTTCAGCGAGGGCGCCACCGTCAGCGTGAACCAGCCGGTCggctccatctccatcagcCCGAGCAGCAGGGACGTCTGCCTCGCGTCCAGGAAGGGCCTCTACATCCTCGACCTCGCAAACCTCAACAACGCGCCCAGATTCGTGCCCCAGGGCGGCGCATGGCAGATCGCAGA TGTCCAGTGGTCGCCCCACCCCGCCACCTCCAGCCTGATCCTCTCCACCTCGTCGCAAAAGCTGCTGGTGTGGGACCTCGCCGCGCCGCGTCCGCTCCTCACGTCGTTCGACGCCCATTCACGGGCCATCACAGACATCAACTGGCATGCTCTCAATCCGAACCTGATGGCGACCGTCTCCATGGACGCCGGCATACGGGGATGGGATATGCGATGCTTCGACAGACCGGTCATGCGTCTTTGCGACTGGGGAGCGGCCGGCACGCAGGTGAAATGGAACAGGCGGCATGACCATCTCATCGCGACAGCCCACGGGAACATTGTGCACGTCTGGGACGACAGG AAGGGCTCCGTGCCCGTCACCACTATCCACGCGCATGACGCAAAGATCTACGGTATCGACTGGGATCGCCAGTATCGACATAAGCTCGTGACATGCTCTCTCGATAAAACTGTCAAGTTTTGGACCGTCCCTGAGCTGGGCGGCTCTTCAGACTCGTCAATGGTCTAtcactcttctcttcccgctctctcctctccgtCATACACCATTTCCACTCACTACCCCGTTTGGCGGGCGCGCAACCTCCCCTTTGGCCGCGGCGTACTCGCCCTGCCCCAGCGAGGGGAGAAGGCGCTCGAAATGTTTGGTATGGACGATGACGCCCCCGTCGAACGTTTTCAAGGCCACGAAAATGTGGTCAAGGATTTTGTATGGCGTATGAGAGGCGGGAACGATTCCAGTTTCGACGATCGAGAATTCCAGTTGGTGACCTGGTCCAAGGACAGGACGTTGAGAATATGGCCCGTGTCGAGAGAACTCGAGGAGCGAGTTGGATGGCAGTATGGAGCGCCCATCAAGGCGCTTGTATCTCGACGTGGCGCACCGGATGTCACATATACCAAAGACCCGTTTAACACAGATATCGACGCCCCACGTCTACCACCGCCCGTCGTCAACCACCACCCGGCCAACCCTTCAAACCTGACTCGTCAAAGGTCTGCCAGACCTGAAGCCCAGCCAGGTATGACACGCGGTGGTAACAAGGTCAGGCGCATGGACCAGCTCGAGTGGCTTACCAAGGTCGTCAAGAACGCGCCGAGTCCAGAGTCCAGTCTGATGTCTAGTAGAATCGCCAGCGTCAGTCGGACAAGACGTCCTGCAAGTCGTGCAGCCAGTCGACTAGACAGCAGATCGGCAAGTGCAGAAGACAGGCAAGAATGGAAGAATCTGAAAGATGAAGTTGTTGCAGTGAGCAGAATATACCCCAGGCCGAAAATCAACTTTGAAAAG ATCGATCTTGCCCATCGCAAACTCACGATTTCCATGCAAGGACCATGGGCCAACGGCGATCGACAGGCATTCATGCGTATACATTGGTCTTTCCCTCCCAACTATCCTTACGGTCCAGAGATCCCAACCTTTGAGCTTGAACGTAACCCGACTGTATCCCCGATCACACGCCAGACGATCGTCATGAATATCAAAGAAATGCGAGCTCATAACAAACAATGTCTGATTGAGACAACGGGCTACCTCTTGGGTCTTCATGAGAGACAAGGTAGACGGAGAGGtatggatgaggaaagtGATTCGGAGAGTAGTGTcaaaggggaagaaaagaggagggaggacGTCGTCCCCGAATTGATGTTGAGAAAGACCTGTGGCGCCACCTTTGGTCCCAACGGCCAGCTGgtctgcttcttccctaAACAAGTCACACTTCCCCGAACCCGCAACTTTTCACGGTCACCTTCAGTCACCCGAGAGAATCCTTCGCCCATGCTCAAAGCGATATCTGCTTTGACTCGCTTGCAAAACCCGCATCAGCGCGCTGTCCTCCGATACAAGCCCCGCACTCGTCGTCTCGATCCCATCTCGTCTCCCCTCCCACCTCCCGCAGGGTCCACGATGACTATCCATGACGTATCGTATCTCGGTCAGCCCAATATACACCTCGCCAAGATGTATGGCATGTCGGTAGAGGCAAACATGAGCTATGCACTGGAGGCGAAGAGACTGGATCATGCTGATGTGTGGGCGACAGTGAGGGGTATTCTCGCTGACCCCCCTCCGCCATATACTCAGTTGCCACAACTTGATGAGAAACAGGACAGGGTTCGAAGAGAAAGACTGATTTGGGAGAAAGGcatggagaggaagaagaaggtggttGATCGGCT ATTTACCAACCTTATGGCCCAAAGGGATGTCCAGATGCTGGCGCTCCTGTCCTGCATTCTTTTGGAGTATACTCGCTCTATGTATATTCCACCTGTGGCAGAGTCGGTAACCAGCCATTCACCCATGCAAGATTATTTCAACCTCCGCTTCGTTCCCCCTCGCCCGACCCTTAACATCAGCCCGGTACGACGTCGCACGGGAAGCTCGGTCATCCCCGTAAGCCCGACCAACTCGTCATCGTTCAGAACTTCGGGGTGGTCACAGATTCTCAATCCATCAGGAATCTCTTTGCGCGGTGCTCTCACTCCCAAAGAGCATACCTCTTTCAGTGACATACCCTTCTCTAGAACAGCTTTGAGTACGAGCTATGAAGAACAGTCGTCGCCGAATGGGTTGGCTGTGGCTATTCCCACATCGAAACGATCCGATAGTCCAAAGCCTATTCAGGGCGACAAAAGCAAGGTCTTCCCAACATCGTCAATGTCCCCCCCGCCAATCGTTACTCCACTTCGTAGCTCGGGTCCCGAAAAATCATTATATAGCGGTGGAGAACCACGATCTCACAAGGTGTCTTTTGGCTCGGCATCGCCCATCACCCGAGGTGGCAGATCACAGTCTTCGATTGGGTACGTAGGCGCTGGTGGTCTGGGCAGTGCGGTGACGACGGGGCCCAACACACCTGATGGCGAACGGAAAGCAGCGGTGAGAGACGGTGGAGTCAAGTTGGATTTTCCAAAGGATGAAAG CTCGACCCCGTCGTTGTTGCCTCAGGATATGTTGCCATTATGTGAAGCATGGAAGCTGTCTTATGCCGATTTCCTCCTGCGACATCATCTATTGGGTGTCAGGATGACCCTGTTGAGCTACAGGTTTATCACGAGCTCTACGTCGACAGCCGTCGATGCTGCTAGCGGAAAGAGTAGTGGTATAGTAAGAGCGGGAGTTGGAGAGACcgaaaagatggatgaaggaCAGTCAGTAATACGTG TCTGTGTACCATGTTCTGGGACACCATCAGGTACCTGTCCCAGCTGTAATAAACAACCGCAAAAGGCTGTATGCTCGTACTGTCGTGTTCCCATCAAAG GCATATCTATGGGCTGTACGATCTGTGCTCACAAATTCCACGCCAAATGTTTTCAACGCTATTTCTTATCTCCTGTTACCACTCCCATGACCTGCCCCGCCTGCTCTTGCTCGTGCCTTGCGCATAGAGGAATATCTACCCCGCTATACACGGTCGCTGCCTTGCCAAAACAAAGTCCAAACATTACCAGAGGAGGTTTTGATCGCGGGAAGATGCCATCAGAAAATGCTCCCCTTGCACGATCAAGGTCGGTTCCAAGCCAAGGTCGTCGTGGTCGGAATTCgccagaggaaggaaaaagccGGTTGACCTATGCGAGCCTTGTCAAGTTGGGTGCGATTCGCGAGAACTTTGGTTTAGGATTTGCCGATGGAGGAAGCTCAGGAACCGCAAGCGCAATGGGCTTTCATGCagatggtgatggagatgaagtATCTACCGATAGGGATAAAACAGTGAGAGAACACCGAGGCGATCACAGAGGAGATGGTTTACTGGCGCGAGCAAGGTGGGGAGGGGAAGGCTTGCTGCACTGGGGATCCACGACACACCATCAATAG
- a CDS encoding hypothetical protein (HMMPfam hit to zf-C3HC4, Zinc finger, C3HC4 type (RING finger), score: 37.7, E(): 3.3e-08) has translation MSDVWPATSSYMLELDHRKYDLSQLAKAVDIAAKDRDQSGDEYAVALPTPTCFHVHTNTVEATLLPPDAKIEYYGREPESNPAWEIFQTIGEQVASVVPSMERMPLVPSTAKLIRQPPNPGNTTSSAVGACLYLPKHGDRYPLARLELPPIAEQKEWMPSATAWDMQHWIHTIIALDPEANTTRKAIYRDDKKRVHMQTAIDICWVPDEGGEADRAEIKLLVVSRIYLDISFLFDPLPEIGNDMLGFILHSIIPSPTATTYASESEARAAGLRNFYTCLKPAPDLPFNFPASRLQPREMLSKLLPFQVRTVRLLLEREGAQGVGKAAIRTKMDPDGLWKGLDWGNNLGKLGYRRITGSMVPIDSLKSVNTDIEGKGKQKAYEEEEDYHYVSGITEEERQRLPTLLDLTGVRGTMLCEEMGLGKTVEAIALLSLHRHPLSTPRNIPSMAPLVSTGTSQSSAHARIAKQPVPVINLLAGIPGLQDLEVKDWVEKENIAFAGCRAWDEHSQLEVTEVAATLIVTPPSLLKQWVAEIQRHAPTIRVCVYEGWKSLQQGVEKQRDARRKARARKELEEKKRKAAAFRGQTRRKYAKGNNGLAIKEESDEENDQDDEEEGTLQLTQRQFVDYVRAHDVVVTTYHDLSQDLKFALPVPARSRRSTANYQLNDRPRSPLVMVEWWRVIMDEVQLHGDQTDAANMVSLIPRKNSLAVSGTPARSDIKDLMGSLKFLRVPVLPNDNRLWHRLQQPSMRPAFEGLFRSLAVRTTKKEVSGEFNLPHQSRYVVPIELSEIELHYYNDTLERARERLHLPANFREARPDDWVLDRSMFQTVLRSLRQICTHIQVGQMQSGTGRGDQRLRLGRTLMTMSEALEKMRDDHLQETSSEARQQMRMMIRQAQLTVMDDQNDLRHLQALALYERARAAAESHLEPAQKRLKSLLDENDGNDEEEDEEFEDEMSEKQQTQQEKARALAIKTVKHTIRELDLIIHQCWFFEGDVRHVQKDEEKEVYAYARADAIRKSILARPLKTANMSVDLLKGSLTRGPAVVQVNELQTTDLKRKGGILTHDVISQANALLRIMNDNALLVFNWRTKIVDLLSSPIDVDPTDVPDGQGQEVENPEAEYYAEALKAQGEVEAYLIAFAAAVADRREFMTETRSLLSTHDSRIAKQRNTKAAMNALTDVEMPNVPDDIGEQATVLLKERQVFRDARMNEGCERPLKGLLMDLNVAIIHGQHRHEEIEIAKSMASMLKKYIAEQTELVEKLNKELDMFRATFNRRVVYFASLQEISDSVTAPEFKDLGKDIHAAAKEVNELEVKLAKMAVKGRYLHYLGTKQHEEEDIREDCIICFGSSDDNQAVLLQCGHYFCLSCYREYRKTPGGRKCPSCRIKISDKEIQRIKLNPARAEAADPMGKQHQEFSVQTLAPAVSGSNEAEEDTTPEEQEQLRRAADLERLRMMDVERRRAVMMMDMMGEYGSKINFLIKHLLYYKSTEPDTRHVIFSNWSDSLNIVMQALRLNGISFASFDQGKKQKDVVDQFLRDESISVFLLHAERESSGLTLTSCHVVHLLEPVLRHSFELQAIGRVDRLGQEKETSVFCYATMDTVESRILSQGVRNGTSIYLADDTADQVVAEMPNVASAAHKGGDVAAGGNEEDLLGLIL, from the exons ATGTCCGATGTCTGGCCCGCCACCAGCTCGTACATGCTAGAGCTCGATCACCGGAAGTATGACTTGAGCCAGCTAGCTAAGGCAGTGGACATTGCTGCCAAGGACAGAGATCAATCAGGGGATGAATATG CCGTTGCCCTTCCTACACCCACGTGTTTTCATGTGCATACAAACACCGTCGAGGCCACCCTGCTACCACCAGATGCCAAAATCGAGTATTACGGGAGGGAACCTGAATCGAACCCTGCTTGGGAAATCTTCCAAACTATCGGGGAGCAGGTTGCGTCTGTTGTTCCATCTATGGAACGCATGCCGCTTGTGCCTTCGACCGCCAAACTTATACGCCAACCTCCCAACCCCGGAAACACAACCAGCTCGGCTGTTGGAGCCTGCCTCTATCTTCCTAAGCACGGCGACCGCTATCCTTTAGCCAGGCTTGAACTTCCGCCCATTGCTGAGCAAAAGGAATGGATGCCTTCAGCTACTGCTTGGGATATGCAGCACTGGATACACACGATTATTGCCCTTGACCCAGAGGCTAATACTACCCGAAAGGCTATCTATCGGGACGATAAGAAACGTGTTCACATGCAGACTGCAATTGACATATGTTGGGTCCCcgatgaaggaggtgaaGCGGACAGGGCAGAGATTAAACTGCTTGTTGTTTCTCGTATCTATTTGGACATATCATTCCTCTTCGACCCTCTTCCTGAAATCGGCAACGACATGCTCGGTTTCATTCTTCACTCCATCATTCCTTCACCTACTGCTACTACGTATGCATCCGAGTCGGAAGCTCGTGCTGCAGGTCTTCGCAACTTCTACACATGTCTAAAGCCAGCTCCTGACCTTCCATTCAACTTTCCTGCCAGCCGGCTACAACCAAGAGAGATGCTCTCAAAACTTTTGCCTTTTCAGGTACGAACTGTGAGATTACTCTTGGAACGGGAAGGAGCTCAGGGAGTCGGTAAGGCGGCGATCAGGACCAAAATGGATCCGGATGGGTTATGGAAAGGGTTAGACTGGGGAAACAATCTTGGTAAATTGGGGTATCGAAGAATTACTGGAAGTATGGTTCCAATCGATTCTTTAAAATCGGTCAATACCGATAtcgaagggaaagggaaacaAAAAGCatatgaagaggaggaagactATCACTATGTGTCAGGCATAActgaggaggaaagacaaAGATTGCCTACTTTGCTGGATCTGACTGGTGTACGTGGTACAATGCTTTGTGAAGAAATGG GTCTTGGTAAGACTGTCGAGGCTATTGCATTGCTTTCCTTACACAGACACCCCCTCTCTACCCCTCGCAATATACCTTCGATGGCTCCTTTAGTTTCGACTGGAACTTCTCAGTCTAGCGCACATGCTCGCATTGCCAAGCAGCCAGTGCCTGTTATCAATTTGTTGGCAGGCATTCCTGGACTCCAAGATTTGGAAGTAAAAGATTgggttgagaaggagaatatTGCCTTTGCTGGATGCCGGGCGTGGGACGAGCATTCCCAACTGGAAGTTACCGAAGTTGCG GCAACTCTTATCGTAACGCCTCCCTCCCTTCTAAAACAGTGGGTCGCAGAAATTCAACGGCATGCTCCCACAATCCGTGTATGTGTATATGAGGGCTGGAAGTCCTTGCAACAGGGCGTAGAGAAACAACGTGATGCGCGTCGCAAGGCGCGTGCTCGcaaagagctggaagagaaaaagcgtAAAGCTGCTGCATTCAGAGGTCAGACAAGGAGAAAGTATGCCAAGGGTAATAACGGGCTTGCCAtcaaagaggagagtgatgaagagaatgatcaggatgatgaggaggagggaacATTGCAACTGACTCAGAGGCAATTCGTAGACTATGTGAGGGCACATGACGTTGTCGTTACTACCTACCA CGACC TCTCTCAAGACCTGAAGTTTGCATTACCAGTTCCAGCAAGAAGTCGTAGGTCTACTGCTAACTACCAATTGAACGACCGTCCCCGAAGTCCTCTCGTCATGGTAGA ATGGTGGCGAGTAATCATGGATGAAGTTCAATTACATGGTGACCAAACGGACGCAGC tAATATGGTCTCTCTAATCCCGAGGAAAAACTCTCTAGCAGTTTCTGGTACACCTGCCCGATCGGATATCAAAGACCTAATGGGTTCGCTGAAATTCTTGCGCGTGCCTGTTCTTCCAAATGATAATCGTCTATGGCATCGCCTGCAACAGCCCTCTATGCGACCTGCCTTTGAGGGTCTTTTCCGCAGTCTCGCGGTACGAACcacaaagaaggaagtaTCTGGCGAGTTCAACTTGCCTCACCAATCCCGATATGTTGTACCCATCGAACTTTCAGAGATTGAATTACATTATTACAATGACACTCTCGAAAGAGCTCGTGAAAGGCTCCACCTTCCTGCCAATTTCCGAGAAGCTCGCCCAGACGACTGGGTTTTGGATAGAAGTATGTTCCAAACCGTTCTTCGGAGTCTACGTCAGATCTGTACACACATCCAGGTGGGGCAGATGCAGTCCGGCACCGGGCGCGGAGACCAGAGGCTGAGATTGGGACGGACTTTGATGACAATGTCGGAGGCCCTGGAGAAAATGCGGGATGACCACTTACAAGAGACCTCCTCCGAGGCTCGACAGCAG ATGCGAATGATGAttcgtcaagctcaacttACAGTGATGGATGACCAGAACGATTTgcgtcatcttcaagccTTAGCA CTCTATGAACGAGCTCGAGCTGCTGCAGAAAGCCACTTGGAACCTGCTCAGAAGCGTCTAAAATCATTACTGGATGAGAATGATGGaaatgacgaggaagaagacgaggaatttgaggatgagatgtCAGAAAAACAACAGACTCAACAAGAAAAAGCGAGAGCCCTTGCCATCAAAACAGTCAAACACAC TATCCGTGAACTCGACCTTATCATCCATCAATGTTGGTTCTTTGAGGGTGATGTGCGGCATGTACagaaggacgaggaaaaagaag TTTACGCATACGCCCGTGCAGATGCCATTAGAAAGAGTATCCTTGCTCGACCGCTAAAGACTGCCAATATGTCGGTTGACCTTTTAAAGGGTTCTTTAACTCGTGGCCCGGCAGTAGTTCAGGTGAATGAGCTACAGACTACGGATTTaaagagaaaaggtggTATCTTGACGCACGATGTTATATCGCAAGCCAATGCGTTGCTCAGAATTATGAACGATAA TGCCTTACTGGTTTTCAATTGGCGTACTAAGATCGTCGACCTTTTGTCTTCGCCAATTGATGTCGACCCGACGGATGTACCCGATGGTCAAGGTCAAGAAGTCGAGAATCCTGAAGCCGAATACTATGCCGAGGCATTGAAAGCTCAGGGAGAAG TGGAAGCATATCTTATTGCATTCGCCGCAGCTGTTGCTGATCGCAGAG AATTCATGACTGAGACAAGAAGTTTACTCTCTACTCATGATTCTCGAATCGCAAAGCAG CGAAACACTAAAGCTGCCATGAATGCCCTCACCGATGTCGAAATGCCGAATGTGCCTGATGATATCGGTGAACAGGCGACAGTTCTTCTCAAAGAACGTCAGGTTTTCCGAGATGCTCGCATGAACGAAGGTTGCGAAAGGCCTCTCAAGGGTCTGCTGATGGACCTCAATG TAGCTATCATACATGGCCAACATAGACATGAAGAGATAGAAATTGCGAAGAGCATGGCTTCTATGCTCAAAAAATATATCGCTGAACAAA CTGAGCTCGTCGAAAAGCTTAACAAGGAATTAGACATGTTCCGAGCAACTTTCAACCGCCGTGTTGTTTACTTTGCCTCTCTACAGGAGATCTCCGACTCT GTTACTGCACCCGAGTTCAAAGACTTAGGCAAGGATATACACGCTGCTGCGAAAGAAGTAAATGAGCTCGAGGTGAAATTGGCCAAAATGGCTGTGAAAGGTCGATATCTTCATTATCTTGGCACAAAACAgcacgaggaagaagacatcAGAGAGGACTGCATCATCTGCTTCGGTTCATCCGATGATAACCAGGCCGTTCTGCTCCAATGTGGCCATTACTTCTGCTTG TCGTGCTACCGAGAGTATCGAAAGACTCcgggagggaggaaatgCCCATCATGCCGAATAAAAA TCAGCGACAAAGAGATTCAGCGCATCAAACTCAACCCTGCAAGAGCGGAAGCGGCGGATCCAATGGGCAAGCAACATCAGGAGTTTTCAGTACAGACACTCGCCCCTGCTGTCTCTGGCTCGAAtgaggcagaggaggataCAACGCCAGAGGAACAGGAGCAGTTGAGAAGGGCTGCAGATCTTGAAAGGCTACGAATGATGGATgtagaaagaaggagggccgtcatgatgatggatatGATGGGTGAATACGGTTCCAAG ATTAACTTCTTAATCAAGCACCTTTTGTACTACAAATCCACGGAACCTGATA CGCGACATGTCATCTTCTCTAACTGGTCTGACTCTCTCAACA TCGTTATGCAGGCTCTTCGACTCAATGGCATCTCATTTGCTTCTTTTGACCAGGgcaaaaagcaaaaggaTGTTGTCGATCAGTTTCTCAGAGACGAGAGCATATCCGTGTTTTTGCTTCATGCCGAACGAGAAAG CTCTGGCTTGACTTTGACAAGCTGTCATGTTGTTCATCTCCTTGAGCCGGTCTTAAGACACAGTTTTGAGTTACAAG CTATCGGACGCGTTGATCGACTGGgccaagaaaaggaaacTTCTGTATTCTG TTATGCTACAATGGACACTGTAGAATCTCGCATTCTTTCTCAAGGTGTACGAAATGGAACGTCTATATACCTTGCCGACGACACTGCGGATCAAGTGGTGGCTGAGATGCCGAATGTCGCAAGTGCAGCGCATAAGGGAGGAGatgttgctgctggtggtaACGAAGAAGACCTATTAGGGTTGATTCTTTAG